From Rhinopithecus roxellana isolate Shanxi Qingling chromosome 17, ASM756505v1, whole genome shotgun sequence, one genomic window encodes:
- the PROM2 gene encoding prominin-2 isoform X4 — translation MRHALALLAPLLGLGLGLSLSQLAAGATDCKSLGPAEPLTFTPAARARWLAPRVRAPGLLDSLYGTVHRFLSVVQLNPFPSGGAVRGGLRGVRRGRGPLLAAGARCRALLLLLPLPPALRGASEDRAQGAGLIGVICALVTNQRTHEQMGPSVEAVPETLLSLRGLVSDVPQELQAVAQQFSLPQERVLEELDGVGVSIGSAVHTQLRSAVYPLLAAVGSLGQALQVSMQHLQALNATVVELQAGQQDLEPALQEQRDRLLQLLQEAGCQGDCAGALSRARTLELGADFSQVPSVDHVLHRLKGVPEAKFSSMVQEENSTFNALPTLAAMQMSSVVQELKKAVAQQPEGLRTLAEGFPGSEAASRWAQALQEVEESSRPYLQEVQRYETYRWIVGCVLCSVVLLVALCNLLGLNLGIWGLSAREDPSHPEAKGEAGARFLMAGVGLSFLFAAPLILLVFATFLVGGNVQTLVCRSWESGELFEFADTPGNLPPSMNLSHLLGLRKNISIRQAYRQCKKGAALWTVLQLNDSYDLEEHLDISQYTNKLWQELQSLKVDTQSLELLSSAARRDLEALQSSGLQRVHYPDFLVQIQRPVVKTSMEQLAQELEGLAQAQGSSVLGQRLQKEAHGLRNLHQEKVVPQQSLVAKLNLSVRALESSAPNLQLETSDVLTNVTYLKGELPAWATRILRNVSECFLAREMGYFSQYVAWVREEVTQRIATCQPLSGALDNSHVILCDMMADPWNAFWFCLAWCTFFLIPSIVFAVKTSKYFRPIRKRLSSTSSEETQLFHIPRVTSLKL, via the exons ATGAGGCACGCACTGGCTCTGCTGGCTCCCctgctgggcctgggcctggggctgTCCCTGAGTCAGCTGGCAGCGGGGGCCACAGACTGCAAGTCCCTTGGCCCGGCAGAGCCCCTGACATTCACCCCAGCAGCCAGGGCCCGGTGGCTGGCCCCTCGAGTTCGTGCGCCGGGACTCCTGGACTCGCTCTACGGCACCGTGCACCGCTTCCTCTCCGTGGTGCAGCTCAATCCTTTCCCTTCAG GTGGTGCGGTACGAGGCGGGCTACGTGGTGTGCGCCGTGGTCGCGGGCCTCTACTTGCTGCTGGTGCCCGCTGCCGGGCTTTGCTtctgctgctgccgctgccgcCAGCGCTGCGGGGGGCGAGTGAAGACAGAGCACAAGGCGCTGGCCT GATTGGCGTGATCTGTGCCTTAGTCACCAACCAGCGCACGCATGAACAGATGGGCCCCAGCGTGGAGGCCGTGCCTGAGACCCTGCTCAGCCTCCGGGGCCTGGTCTCTGATGTCCCCCAA GAGCTGCAGGCCGTGGCACAGCAGTTCTCCCTGCCCCAGGAGCGCGTCTTGGAGGAGCTGGATG GTGTCGGTGTGAGCATTGGGAGCGCGGTCCACACCCAGCTCAGGAGCGCCGTGTACCCCTTGCTGGCGGCCGTGGGCAGTTTAGGCCAGG CCCTGCAGGTCTCCATGCAACACCTGCAAGCCCTGAATGCTACAGTGGTGGAGCTGCAGGCCGGGCAGCAGGACCTGGAGCCAGCCCTCCAGGAACAACGGGACCGCCTCCTCCAGCTGCTGCAGGAGGCCGGGTGCCAGGGAGATTGTGCAGGGGCCCTGAGCCGGGCCCGCACCCTGGAGCTGGGTGCTGACTTCAGCCAG GTGCCTTCTGTGGACCATGTCCTGCACCGGCTGAAGGGTGTCCCCGAGGCCAAGTTCTCCAGCATGGTCCAGGAG GAGAACAGCACCTTCAACGCCCTTCCAACCCTGGCTGCCATGCAGATGTCCAGCGTGGTGCAAG AGCTGAAGAAGGCAGTGGCCCAGCAGCCGGAAGGGTTGAGGACACTGGCTGAAGGGTTCCCAGGCTCGGAGGCAGCTTCCCGCTGGGCCCAGGCActgcaggaggtggaggagagcAGCCGCCCCTACCTGCAGGAGGTGCAGAGATACGAGACCTACAG GTGGATCGTGGGCTGCGTGCTGTGCTCTGTGGTCCTGCTTGTGGCGCTCTGCAACCTGCTGGGCCTCAATCTGGGCATCTGGGGCCTATCTGCCAGGGAGGACCCCAGCCACCCAGAAGCCAAGGGCGAAGCTGGAGCCCGCTTCCTCATGGC AGGtgtgggcctcagcttcctctttGCTGCCCCCCTCATCCTCCTGGTGTTTGCCACCTTCCTGGTGGGCGGCAACGTGCAGACGCTGGTGTGCCGGAGCTGGGAGAGTGGCGAGCTCTTTGAG TTTGCAGACACCCCAGGGAACCTGCCCCCGTCCATGAACCTGTCGCACCTTCTTGGCCTGAGGAAGAATATCAGCATCCGCCAAGCTTATCG GCAGTGCAAGAAAGGGGCAGCGCTCTGGACAGTCCTGCAGCTCAATGACTCCTATGACCTGGAGGAGCATCTGGATATCAGCCAG TACACCAACAAGCTGTGGCAGGAGTTGCAGAGCCTGAAAGTAGACACACAGAGCCTGGAGCTGCTGAGCTCAGCCGCCCGCCGGGACCTGGAGGCCCTGCAGAGCAGCGGGCTCCAGCGCGTCCACTACCCCGACTTCCTCGTTCAG AtccagaggcctgtggtgaagACTAGCATGGAGCAGCTGGCCCAGGAGCTGGAAGGACTGGCCCAGGCCCAA GGCAGTTCTGTGCTGGGGCAGCGGCTGCAGAAGGAGGCCCACGGACTCAGAAACCTTCACCAGGAGAAGGTCGTTCCCCAGCAGAGCCTTGTG GCAAAGCTCAACCTCAGCGTCAGGGCCCTGGAGTCCTCTGCCCCGAATCTGCAG CTGGAGACCTCAGATGTCCTAACCAATGTCACTTACCTGAAAGGAGAGCTGCCTGCCTGGGCCACCAGGATCCTGAGGAAT GTGAGTGAGTGTTTCCTGGCGCGGGAGATGGGCTACTTCTCCCAGTACGTGGCCTGGGTAAGAGAGGAG GTGACTCAGCGCATCGCCACCTGCCAGCCCCTCTCCGGAGCCCTGGACAACAGCCATGTGATCCTGTGTGATATGATGGCTGACCCCTGG AATGCCTTCTGGTTCTGCCTGGCATGGTGCACCTTCTTCCTGATTCCCAGCATCGTCTTTGCTGTCAAGACCTCCAAATACTTCCGTCCTATCCGGAAACGCCTCAG CTCCACCAGCTCTGAGGAGACTCAGCTCTTCCACATCCCCAGGGTTACTTCCCTGAAGCTGTAG